From a region of the Brachionichthys hirsutus isolate HB-005 chromosome 9, CSIRO-AGI_Bhir_v1, whole genome shotgun sequence genome:
- the si:ch73-74h11.1 gene encoding desmoglein-2.1, with product MQIEGKDDDQRDTINSKISYSIISQEPAGTGHMFSIDKDTGKLFVKEPTLDRETHDSYTVIIQGADLGGAPGGLTGTGMVTIKVLDINDNIPSLEKSEYTGSVDENAHDVVVMRIKAIDNDLIHTDNWVTIFKIVNGNEEGLFSIETDKETNEGILKLIKPVDFEEVQTLELGLLIENVAPFVEGNAVYMDVGVNVGEGDPMSAGADVGGGADAGVHAGGVAGADLDLDIGLEAGLGPGGGAGTGTGLKPDIHSGAGGNSSPPTKSYPIIIAVNNLPEGPAFLPDTKNVPVSEDPHDQPEDGVITVFAAVDPDTGKPAEDVSYAKAFDPDNWFTIDEETAEIKLTKTPDRESPYLVNGTYVAKILAITKDMPSKTATGTLAIQVRDSNDHCPTLIATRTSLCDDERTVIVTGFDEDGHPNASPFEFTITAEGTRGGWDIEVINDTSAAFHSHDHLWPGVYELQVKVSDAQGLSCPAEALFTLEVCACEGDVDCKLASLASTPSELSASAIGLLLLALCFLLVLPLLLLFCQCGGANTIFPDKFSDLPFEAKDHLISYHTEGRGKDKELPLQSIPIMSGTQNNVGMGAAKNLKTVSSNINESRRMASVYDESVQKLQETRQLLMETDGAYRHSRESFSHGNAAGLVSRKTLGAQHAAAFYDDMALPDSFLNDYYSQKAGRAVSAKDGLLPYAYEGQRSPAGSMGCCSLMESDNNLQFLSDLGPKFKTLAEICLPPTSTQKIIGSGSIEPDVMPNLEQR from the exons ATGCAGATCGAGGGGAAAGATGATGACCAGCGAGATACAATTAATTCAAAGATCTCCTACAGCATCATCAGTCAGGAACCAGCAGGCACAGGCCACATGTTCTCTATTGACAAAGACACAGGCAAACTGTTTGTCAAGGAACCCACATTGGATAGAGAG ACCCACGACTCCTACACGGTAATCATACAGGGGGCTGATCTGGGAGGGGCGCCAGGGGGACTAACAGGGACAGGAATGGTGACTATCAAGGTCCTGGACATCAATGACAACATCCCCAGTCTGGAAAAATCCGag TACACTGGCTCAGTGGATGAAAATGCTCATGATGTAGTTGTGATGAGAATCAAAGCCATAGACAATGACCTCATACACACTGACAACTGGGTGACCATCTTTAAAATTGTTAATGGAAATGAGGAGGGTCTCTTCTCGAttgagacagacaaagagaccAATGAAGGCATCCTGAAACTGATCAAG CCTGTGGATTTTGAAGAAGTCCAGACTCTTGAGCTTGGCCTGCTCATTGAGAATGTTGCTCCTTTCGTGGAGGGTAATGCTGTATACATGGATGTGGGCGTTAATGTAGGTGAGGGAGATCCGATGAGTGCTGGAGCTGACGTGGGTGGAGGGGCAGATGCAGGAGTGCATGCTGGAGGAGTTGCAGGAGCAGATTTAGATTTGGATATAGGACTTGAGGCAGGCTTAGGCcctggaggtggagctggaaCAGGTACTGGACTGAAACCAGACATCCATTCAGGAGCAGGGGGGAACTCAAGTCCACCAACAAAAAGCTACCCCATTATTATAGCAGTGAATAACCTTCCAGAGGGTCCAGCATTCCTACCTGACACGAAGAATGTCCCTGTATCAGAAGATCCACATGACCAACCTGAGGATGGCGTGATCACAGTGTTCGCTGCTGTTGATCCCGACACAGGAAAACCAGCTGAAGACGTCAG TTATGCCAAAGCGTTTGATCCAGACAACTGGTTTACCATCGATGAAGAGACAGCTGAGATCAAACTCACCAAGACACCAGACAGAGAGTCGCCATACTTAGTCAATGGGACCTACGTTGCTAAGATCCTGGCCATTACCAAAG ACATGCCTTCAAAGACAGCCACAGGAACCCTTGCAATCCAAGTCAGGGACTCCAATGACCACTGTCCCACCCTGATCGCCACTCGCACCAGTCTGTGTGACGACGAACGCACCGTTATTGTCACTGGCTTTGATGAGGACGGTCACCCCAACGCTAGTCCATTCGAGTTCACCATCACAGCTGAAGGGACACGAGGTGGTTGGGACATAGAAGTCATTAATG ATACCAGTGCTGCGTTTCACTCCCATGACCACCTGTGGCCCGGCGTGtatgagctgcaggtgaaagTGTCGGACGCTCAAGGTCTGTCCTGCCCTGCCGAAGCGCTCTTTACTTTGGAGGTTTGCGCCTGCGAGGGAGATGTGGACTGCAAgctggcgtctctggcgtctaCGCCATCTGAGCTCTCTGCCTCAGCCATCggcctgctgctgttagcacTGTGCTTCCTGCTTG tcctccctcttctcttgctATTCTGTCAGTGTGGAGGAGCAAACACTATTTTTCCTGACAAATTTAGCGATCTGCCTTTTGAAGCCAAAGATCATCTAATATCCTACCACACTGAGGGCAGAGGAAAGGACAAG GAGTTGCCTCTACAATCTATCCCTATTATGTCAGGGACCCAAAATAATGTTGGGATGGGAGCAGCAAAAAACTTAAAAACAGTTTCTTCAAACATCAACGAATCCCGTCGAATGGCTTCAGTCTACGATGAATCTGTGCAGAAACTTCAGGAAACCAGACAGTTGTTAATGGAGACTGACGGCGCCTACAGGCATTCAAGGGAATCCTTTAGCCATGGAAACGCTGCTGGTTTAGTCAGCAGGAAAACACTTGGCGCCCAacatgctgcagctttttaCGACGATATGGCCCTCCCCGATTCTTTTCTCAATGATTACTATTCACAG AAAGCGGGACGAGCAGTATCAGCGAAGGATGGTCTGCTGCCGTATGCATACGAGGGGCAGAGGTCGCCTGCCGGATCGATGGGCTGCTGCAGCCTCATGGAGTCTGACAACAATCTGCAGTTCCTCAGTGACCTTGGGCCAAAGTTCAAAACTCTGGCTGAGATCTGTTTGCCTCCAacatcaacacagaaaataatagGCAGTGGTTCTATTGAACCAGATGTTATGCCCAATCTTGAGCAAA GGTGA
- the cpt2 gene encoding carnitine O-palmitoyltransferase 2, mitochondrial produces MAALRLIQTAAPLSRRGSLIHLRPAALGVDGRNYSSRKGSGEYLQQSVVPSMHYQKSLPRLPIPKLEDTIRRYLAAQMPLLDEEQFRSTEKLALDFQHGAGKQLNEELVAQDQTNKHTSYISGPWFDMYLSARDPVVLNFNPFMSFNCDSKSEYNDQLVRATNTACSAVRFMRTLRAELLEPEVFHLDPAKSDTDRFKRFIRWVPSSLSWYGAYMLNAYPLDMSQYFRLFNSTRIPRRGRDELFTDATGRHLLVLRKGHLYAFDVVDEDGGLVAPAEIQSHLKYILSDPTPAPAFPLGVLTSENRDVWAGLRDKLLALGNAGVLQTVDSAVFCLCLDEDGMRDHVHTSHNMLHGDGCNRWFDKSFSVILSKDGQAAINFEHSWGDGVAVLRLQNEIFKDTTERPLVHPGSAAAAADSASAVRRLQFNLDSELESAIQKAKASFDSAVSKLAIDAMEFKKGGKERLKRSKLSPDAIAQLAFQMGFLRQYGQTVATYESCSTAAFRHGRTETIRPATVHTKRCSHAFVCTPGQHSVEQLQAMLSDCSKYHGQLTREAAMGQGFDRHLFALRHLATSKGGPPHGLYADPAYAALNHNVLSTSTLSSPAVQLGGFAPVVPDGFGVGYGVHDDWIGCNVSSYPTRNVREFLQCVHKSLEDIFTVLEGKSLG; encoded by the exons ATGGCCGCTCTGCGTTTAATACAGACCGCTGCCCCTTTGAGCAGACGTGGGAGCCTCATTCATTTAAGACCTGCTGCTCTGGGCGTCGACGGGCGGaactacagcagcagaaaaggGTCGGGCGAGTATCTGCAGCAAAGCGTCGTACCGTCGATGCACTACCAGAAGAGTTTGCCCAG GCTCCCCATACCGAAGCTGGAGGACACGATCAGGAGGTATTTAGCTGCCCAGATGCCTCTGTTGGATGAAGAGCAGTTCAG ATCAACGGAGAAACTTGCTCTGGATTTCCAGCATGGTGCTGGGAAACAGCTGAACGAGGAACTGGTGGCTCAGGATCAAACCAACAAGCACACGAGCTACATCTCAG gacCGTGGTTTGACATGTACCTCTCTGCGCGTGACCCCGTGGTGTTGAATTTCAACCCCTTCATGTCCTTCAATTGCGACTCCAAGAGCGAGTACAACGACCAGCTGGTGCGGGCGACCAACACGGCGTGCTCGGCCGTGCGCTTCATGAGGACGCTGCGCGCCGAGCTGCTGGAGCCGGAGGTCTTCCACCTGGACCCGGCGAAGAGCGACACGGACCGCTTCAAGAGGTTCATCCGCTGGGTTCCGTCCTCGCTGTCGTGGTACGGCGCCTACATGCTGAACGCTTACCCCCTGGACATGTCGCAGTACTTTCGCCTCTTCAACTCGACTCGGATCCCGAGGCGCGGCCGAGACGAACTCTTCACCGACGCCACGGGGAGACACCTCCTCGTCCTGCGGAAGGGACACCTGTACGCGTTCGACGTTGTGGACGAGGACGGCGGTTTAGTGGCGCCTGCGGAGATCCAGTCCCACCTGAAGTACATTCTGTCGGACCCGACACCGGCGCCCGCCTTCCCACTCGGGGTCCTAACCAGTGAGAACAGGGAcgtgtgggcggggctgagGGACAAGCTGCTGGCGCTAGGCAACGCGGGGGTTCTACAGACTGTTGACAGCGCTGTGTTCTGCCTGTGCTTGGATGAGGACGGCATGAGGGACCACGTCCACACGTCCCACAACATGCTCCACGGTGACGGCTGCAACCGCTGGTTCGACAAGTCCTTCAGCGTCATCCTGAGCAAGGACGGCCAGGCGGCCATCAACTTCGAGCACTCTTGGGGCGACGGCGTCGCCGTGCTCCGCCTTCAGAATGAGATCTTCAAAGACACGACGGAGCGGCCGCTGGTGCACCCgggctccgccgccgccgccgccgactcCGCCTCCGCCGTCCGCCGGCTGCAGTTCAACCTGGACAGCGAGCTGGAGAGCGCCATCCAAAAGGCCAAGGCCAGCTTTGACTCGGCCGTGTCGAAACTCGCCATCGACGCCATGGAGTTCAAGAAAGGCGGGAAAGAGCGACTGAAGAGGAGCAAGCTGAGCCCAGACGCCATCGCCCAGCTGGCGTTTCAGATGGGCTTCCTGAGGCAGTACGGTCAGACGGTGGCCACGTACGAGTCCTGCAGCACCGCGGCGTTCAGGCACGGCCGCACGGAGACCATCCGGCCCGCCACCGTGCACACCAAGCGGTGTTCGCACGCCTTCGTGTGCACGCCGGGGCAGCACAgcgtggagcagctgcaggccaTGCTCAGCGACTGCTCCAAGTATCACGGGCAGCTCACCAGGGAAGCAGCCATGG GACAAGGTTTCGACCGCCACCTGTTTGCCCTGCGACACCTCGCCACGTCAAAGGGCGGGCCCCCGCACGGCCTGTACGCAGACCCGGCTTACGCTGCCCTCAACCACAACGTCCTCTCCACCAGCACCCTCAGCAGCCCCGCCGTGCAGCTCGGAGGCTTCGCCCCGGTGGTGCCCGACGGCTTCGGCGTCGGCTACGGCGTCCACGACGACTGGATCGGCTGCAACGTCTCCAGCTACCCGACTCGAAACGTGCGGGAATTCTTGCAGTGTGTCCACAAGTCACTGGAGGACATTTTCACCGTCCTGGAAGGGAAGTCGCTCGGCTAA
- the aatf gene encoding protein AATF: MAGSFSRELEELLNPLPKFADPEDEDDDEATKARVIDEFGEEDDEEDGSATGALRKRNAFLPTETDERYSGIRVSRKQLLLERSADEDEDEDDGEKGDTIKGDSTGDEESDDDDDDVQPDAESGAQTKQVDATFHKPTDGMDELGVGDDDDDSADASEEDDDDDDEGDEDAVRTFSKAKVDEEVEKGEAVRKQLALWDRLLEGRIRLQKALATANQLPQPQSLPEFKRRGGAELAGGLESAHGALGALQRSLLELHEQLLQQNPETRRVALETSSDEDEEEEEEEEAAAQQRGAPKRKLDIAAYPDLMAKRFAAFQPYRNATLQKWHDKTRLTLGKSRKGFGAFDRSVLTQVEQVLADRERLVRRTRTRRSEYRVLGKKEALVFVAEPVLLRGPEEPEPRLEANAHLKDLDQDIFDDDDFYHQLLRELIERKTSSVDANDQVAMGRQWLAIQKLRSKIKRKVDTKASKGRRVRFHPHSKLVNFMAPVDRSSVGDEARSELYRGLFGRTAAERP, translated from the coding sequence ATGGCAGGTTCCTTTTCACGGGAGCTCGAAGAATTGCTGAATCCGCTGCCCAAATTTGCAGATCCAGAAGATGAAGACGACGATGAGGCGACAAAAGCCAGAGTGATAGACGAGTTCGGCGAGGAAGACGACGAGGAAGATGGTTCCGCCACCGGCGCTCTCCGGAAACGAAACGCATTCCTGCCGACGGAGACAGACGAGCGTTACTCGGGGATCAGAGTCTCCCGGAAGCAGCTGCTTCTGGAGCGGTCTgctgatgaggatgaagatgaagatgatggggAGAAGGGGGACACAATTAAAGGTGATTCTACCGGAGACGAAGagtcagatgatgatgatgatgatgtgcaaCCAGATGCTGAGTCGGGGGCTCAGACGAAACAAGTTGATGCCACCTTTCACAAACCGACAGATGGGATGGATGAGCTGGGGGTGggtgacgatgacgatgacagTGCGGATGCGtctgaagaagatgatgatgatgatgatgaaggggaTGAGGATGCTGTCCGTACATTTTCTAAAGCGAAGGTCGACGAGGAGGTTGAGAAGGGAGAGGCCGTGAGGAAGCAGCTGGCCCTGTGGGACCGGCTGCTGGAGGGTCGGATCCGACTCCAGAAAGCTCTGGCGACGGCGAACCAGCTTCCACAGCCACAGAGCCTCCCCGAGTTCaagaggaggggcggggccgaGCTGGCAGGGGGGCTGGAGAGCGCCCACGGAGCTCTGGGGGCTCTTCAGCGGTCCCTGCTGGAGCTgcacgagcagctgctgcagcagaatccTGAGACCCGGCGCGTCGCTCTGGAGACGAGCAgcgatgaggatgaagaggaggaggaggaggaggaggcggcggcgcagCAGCGTGGAGCGCCCAAACGGAAGCTCGACATCGCGGCGTACCCAGACCTGATGGCCAAACGGTTCGCGGCCTTCCAGCCTTACCGGAACGCCACGCTGCAGAAGTGGCACGACAAAACCAGACTGACGCTGGGCAAGAGCAGAAAGGGCTTCGGGGCCTTCGACAGGAGCGTCCTGACCCAGGTGGAGCAGGTGCTGGCGGACCGCGAGAGGCTGGTGCGCCGCACCCGGACCCGGCGCTCCGAGTACAGAGTCCTCGGCAAAAAGGAGGCGCTTGTTTTCGTCGCCGAGCCCGTCCTCCTCCGAGGACCAGAGGAGCCGGAGCCACGGCTGGAAGCAAACGCACACCTGAAGGACTTGGACCAGGACATATTTGACGATGACGACTTCTACCACCAGCTGCTGCGGGAGCTGATCGAGCGCAAGACCAGCTCGGTGGACGCCAACGACCAGGTGGCCATGGGCCGGCAGTGGCTGGCCATCCAGAAGCTGCGGAGCAAGATCAAAAGGAAGGTGGACACCAAAGCGAGCAAGGGGCGGAGGGTCCGTTTCCACCCTCACAGCAAGCTGGTGAACTTTATGGCGCCCGTGGACCGCAGCTCGGTGGGCGACGAGGCTCGCAGCGAGCTGTACCGAGGCCTCTTCGGTCGGACGGCCGCAGAACGGCCATGA
- the magoh gene encoding protein mago nashi homolog yields MSSSDFYLRYYVGHKGKFGHEFLEFEFRPDGKLRYANNSNYKNDVMIRKEAYVHKSVMEELKRIIDDSEITKEDDALWPAPDRVGRQELEIVIGDEHISFTTSKIGSLIDVNQSRDPEGLRVFYYLVQDLKCLVFSLISLHFKIKPI; encoded by the exons ATGTCGTCGAGCGATTTTTACTTGAGATACTATGTTGGCCACAAGGGAAAGTTCGGACACGAGTTTCTGGAATTTGAATTCAGACCTGACG GTAAACTAAGGTATGCAAACAACAGCAACTACAAGAATGACGTCATGATCAGGAAAGAG GCTTACGTGCACAAAAGCgtgatggaggagctgaagaggaTCATTGACGACAGTGAGATCACTAAGGAGGACGACGCGCTGTGGCCGGCTCCCGACCGAGTCGGCAGACAG GAGCTGGAGATTGTCATTGGAGATGAGCACATTTCATTCACAACTTCCAAAATTGGTTCCCTGATCGACGTGAACCAGTCGAG GGACCCCGAAGGGCTTCGCGTGTTCTACTACCTGGTGCAGGATCTCAAGTGTCTCGTCTTCAGTCTCATCAGTCTGCACTTCAAGATCAAACCCATCTAA